In one Deltaproteobacteria bacterium genomic region, the following are encoded:
- the secG gene encoding preprotein translocase subunit SecG, producing the protein MAEILIEIVHVTVALFMILVVLVQGGNEGGVSAAFGGGSSSGVFGATGATSLLGKLTYGAALIFMITSITLTVMQGKSGDVGLKERLKEQSEQQAPVQPSAAQAPPNP; encoded by the coding sequence ATGGCAGAGATACTTATTGAGATTGTGCATGTGACTGTTGCGTTGTTCATGATCCTAGTTGTACTCGTTCAGGGTGGCAACGAGGGTGGGGTCAGTGCGGCATTCGGGGGTGGCAGTAGTTCAGGTGTGTTTGGCGCCACAGGTGCGACTTCCCTGCTAGGGAAATTAACTTATGGCGCAGCTTTGATATTCATGATCACGTCGATAACTCTGACGGTCATGCAGGGCAAGAGCGGTGATGTCGGGTTGAAAGAGCGTCTCAAGGAGCAATCCGAACAGCAGGCTCCGGTTCAGCCATCGGCGGCACAGGCTCCGCCCAATCCTTAA